From Xiphophorus couchianus chromosome 4, X_couchianus-1.0, whole genome shotgun sequence, a single genomic window includes:
- the tbp gene encoding TATA-box-binding protein — MDQNNSIPPFQGLASPQGAMTPGMPMFSPMMPYGSGLTPQPVQNTNSLSILEEQQRQQQQQHQQQPSAGLPGTSGQTPQLYHSQTAAGSTTTALPGGTGLYSTSIGPMTPLTPATPASESSGIVPTLQNIVSTVNLGCKLDLKTIALRARNAEYNPKRFAAVIMRIREPRTTALIFSSGKMVCTGAKSEEESRLAARKYARVVQKLGFPAKFLDFKIQNMVGSCDVKFPIRLEGLVLTHQQFSSYEPELFPGLIYRMIKPRIVLLIFVSGKVVLTGAKVRAEIYEAFENIYPILKGFRKTT, encoded by the exons ATGGACCAGAACAACAGCATACCGCCCTTCCAGGGGCTGGCCTCCCCTCAG GGTGCCATGACCCCCGGCATGCCGATGTTCAGTCCCATGATGCCTTATGGCTCGGGCCTGACGCCGCAGCCTGTGCAGAACACAAACAGCTTGTCCAtcctggaggagcagcagaggcagcagcagcagcagcaccaacagcAGCCCAGTGCAG GCCTTCCAGGAACATCGGGGCAGACGCCTCAGCTGTATCATTCCCAGACGGCGGCGGGTTCGACCACCACGGCGCTGCCAGGAGGCACCGGGCTCTACAGCACTTCGATCGGCCCCATGACCCCGCTGACCCCGGCTACTCCTGCCTCGGAGAGCTCAGGCATCGTGCCGACGCTGCA AAACATCGTATCTACTGTAAATCTGGGCTGTAAACTGGATCTGAAGACCATTGCCCTGAGAGCCAGGAATGCAGAGTACAACCCCAAA CGTTTTGCTGCCGTCATCATGAGAATAAGGGAGCCCAGGACTACAGCGCTTATCTTCAGCTCTGGGAAGATGGTCTGCACCGGAGCTAAAAG TGAGGAGGAGTCGCGGTTAGCAGCCAGGAAGTACGCTCGCGTTGTGCAGAAACTGGGTTTTCCTGCCAAGTTCCTGGACTTTAAGATTCAGAACATGGTGGGCAGCTGCGACGTGAAGTTCCCCATCCGGCTGGAGGGATTGGTGCTCACACACCAGCAGTTCAGCAG CTATGAGCCGGAGTTGTTTCCAGGGTTGATTTACAGGATGATCAAACCCCGAATTGTCCTGCTAATCTTTGTTTCTGGGAAGGTCGTTCTCACAG gagCCAAGGTGAGAGCAGAGATCTACGAAGCGTTTGAAAACATTTACCCCATCCTGAAAGGTTTTCGTAAAACTACGTAG